The following proteins are encoded in a genomic region of Alphaproteobacteria bacterium:
- the hpnC gene encoding squalene synthase HpnC, translating into MAQSPDLSIDTAAPHTRTAGQENFPVGSWLLAKRLRTHIARYYAFARAADDIADDPSRSPDRKRTELDAMEVVLRSEAPVAAGNADQDKAARLAESLAETKVPVAHAAELLIAFRLDADKSRYADWDELMAYCRNSAAPVGRYLLDLHGESQATWPASDALCASLQVLNHLQDCGVDYTRMDRVYLPLEMLHVVGADVAELRGTSASPAVRRVIDACLDGCDNLNHQARALPGLIRDRRLRMEVAVILDIAHRLAVRLRCDDPLAERVVLGRWDKIACLLKGFRAGLW; encoded by the coding sequence GTGGCGCAATCTCCAGATTTGTCGATCGATACCGCGGCGCCGCATACACGGACGGCAGGCCAGGAGAACTTTCCTGTCGGCTCCTGGCTATTGGCCAAGCGTTTGCGTACCCACATCGCGCGCTATTACGCCTTTGCCCGGGCCGCCGACGACATCGCCGACGACCCGTCACGTTCGCCTGACCGCAAACGGACGGAGCTTGATGCGATGGAGGTCGTGCTGCGCAGCGAGGCACCGGTTGCCGCCGGCAACGCTGATCAGGACAAGGCTGCGCGCCTCGCCGAGAGTTTGGCCGAGACCAAGGTGCCCGTTGCCCATGCCGCGGAACTTCTGATCGCTTTTCGCCTCGACGCTGACAAGAGCCGCTATGCGGATTGGGATGAGCTGATGGCCTATTGCCGTAACTCGGCTGCGCCTGTTGGGCGGTATTTGCTCGATCTGCACGGCGAATCCCAAGCCACCTGGCCCGCTTCCGACGCATTGTGTGCCTCGCTTCAGGTGCTCAATCACTTGCAGGACTGCGGTGTGGATTATACGCGCATGGACCGGGTCTATCTGCCTCTCGAAATGCTGCACGTTGTAGGCGCCGATGTTGCCGAACTGAGGGGCACCAGCGCCAGCCCCGCCGTGCGCCGGGTGATCGATGCCTGCCTCGATGGTTGCGATAACCTCAACCACCAAGCTCGCGCCTTGCCTGGTTTGATTCGCGACCGGCGCTTGCGCATGGAGGTTGCAGTGATTCTTGACATCGCTCACCGTCTAGCCGTCCGCCTGCGTTGCGACGATCCGCTCGCGGAGCGGGTGGTGCTTGGTCGTTGGGACAAGATCGCCTGTCTGCTCAAGGGTTTTCGGGCCGGGCTATGGTAG
- a CDS encoding hemerythrin domain-containing protein, whose protein sequence is MKLTDALLGEHAVIYELFDYVRDTILKSDDIRDIRGVGAVLERLIISHAQIEDDFLFPRLESHLGPMGPLAVMRHEHREIAELLKAAKSETDIATLKGVIGQFLELAHGHFQKEEMVLFDMARQSLDEATLKELGQEWAARRNVNC, encoded by the coding sequence ATGAAACTTACCGATGCCCTTTTAGGCGAGCATGCCGTCATATACGAGCTGTTCGACTACGTGCGCGACACCATCCTGAAGAGCGATGACATCCGGGACATCCGCGGTGTCGGCGCCGTATTAGAAAGACTTATCATTTCACATGCTCAGATCGAGGACGATTTTCTGTTTCCTCGCCTCGAATCTCACCTTGGGCCGATGGGGCCACTCGCCGTGATGCGTCACGAACATCGCGAGATCGCAGAACTTCTCAAAGCCGCCAAGTCTGAAACCGACATCGCCACTCTAAAAGGTGTTATTGGCCAGTTCTTGGAGTTGGCCCATGGTCATTTCCAAAAAGAGGAAATGGTGTTGTTCGACATGGCCCGGCAGAGCCTTGACGAGGCAACTTTAAAAGAGTTGGGGCAGGAGTGGGCAGCACGCCGAAACGTCAACTGCTAG
- a CDS encoding isocitrate lyase/PEP mutase family protein, which yields MTAREKRKALRTCFEGGGLIVAPGVFDGISARIADSEGFDALYMTGYGVSASYLGLADAGFATLTEMVDRVRHLVDVTETPLIADADTGYGGALNVRHTVRYYEAAGAAGIQLEDQEFPKKCGHTLGRRVIPMEDMVTKIKVAVDSREDENLLIVARTDARTTHGLDEALRRAGAFLAAGADVLFVESPESEAEMARICAEFDAPCLANMVEGGRTPVLPAEHLAEIGYRIAIYPATGFLAVGASLSSVYATLKRTGGSAEVETPMMAFSDFNTLIGFEDVWTFDKIYGDADE from the coding sequence ATGACCGCCAGAGAGAAACGAAAGGCCTTGCGCACTTGCTTTGAGGGCGGCGGGTTGATCGTGGCGCCGGGGGTATTTGACGGGATCTCCGCGCGCATCGCCGATAGCGAGGGTTTCGATGCGCTCTACATGACGGGCTATGGCGTCTCCGCCTCCTATCTCGGCCTAGCGGATGCGGGGTTTGCGACCTTGACCGAGATGGTTGACCGCGTGCGTCATCTGGTGGACGTGACCGAGACGCCGCTCATCGCCGATGCCGACACCGGCTATGGCGGCGCGCTCAATGTGCGCCACACGGTGCGCTATTATGAAGCTGCAGGCGCTGCCGGCATCCAGCTTGAGGACCAGGAGTTTCCCAAGAAATGCGGGCATACGCTGGGTCGGCGCGTTATCCCGATGGAGGACATGGTAACCAAGATAAAGGTCGCTGTGGACAGCCGCGAGGACGAAAACCTGCTCATCGTCGCCCGCACCGATGCGCGCACCACGCACGGCCTCGATGAGGCGTTGCGCCGGGCCGGGGCCTTTTTGGCGGCAGGCGCCGACGTGCTTTTCGTCGAGTCGCCTGAGAGCGAGGCCGAGATGGCACGCATCTGCGCTGAGTTCGACGCCCCCTGTCTAGCCAACATGGTGGAAGGTGGCCGCACACCGGTTCTCCCCGCTGAGCACCTGGCCGAGATCGGCTACCGCATTGCCATCTACCCGGCCACTGGGTTTCTCGCCGTGGGCGCCTCGTTATCCTCGGTCTATGCCACCCTCAAGCGCACCGGTGGCAGCGCGGAAGTGGAGACGCCGATGATGGCCTTCAGCGATTTCAACACCCTGATCGGCTTTGAGGACGTCTGGACCTTCGATAAGATATACGGTGACGCTGACGAATAG
- a CDS encoding amidase, which translates to MIDLDITTLAPHIARRDISPVELTQAYLDRIATHSNLNAYISVDRERALGAARRAEAEIARGNYREPLHGVPLAVKDLFKVKGMARTCGSAFFREAPATENATSVARLEAAGAIILGLLNLHEFAFGPTGVNPHHGSARNPWNPNCVSGGSSSGSGCATAAHLGAATLGTDTGGSIRIPASLCGVVGLKQTYGLVSRHGIYPLSERFDHGGPLTRSVSDAALMLAAIAGKDPNDPSTADAKTADYTAGLGQPITGMRIALPNPIFFDHLHPEIESAVRAAATVLADLGAKVGEIDLPFDIRTANKAWDILALTDGYRVHKAHLRDHGETLSPDVRERLLRGGEMTPERAAESETIRAKTIASMCSLMAETNALLMPTTPIPAVPIESCEIKISGKAIDAVKALGRLTRLAAFTGQPAISVPCGFTASGLPIGLQLVGRWYGEADLLRLAHAYEQATPWHRRRPPLRK; encoded by the coding sequence ATGATCGATCTCGATATCACGACCCTAGCACCGCACATCGCGCGCCGCGACATCTCGCCGGTCGAGCTGACGCAGGCCTATCTCGATCGCATCGCAACGCATAGTAATCTCAATGCCTATATCTCCGTCGATCGCGAACGCGCGCTCGGCGCTGCGCGGCGCGCTGAAGCCGAGATCGCCAGAGGAAACTATCGTGAGCCATTGCACGGGGTGCCGCTCGCCGTGAAAGATCTGTTCAAGGTTAAAGGCATGGCGCGCACGTGCGGCTCGGCCTTCTTCCGAGAGGCGCCTGCCACGGAGAATGCCACCTCCGTCGCCCGCCTCGAGGCGGCCGGCGCCATCATTCTTGGCCTGCTCAATCTGCATGAGTTCGCTTTCGGCCCCACCGGAGTCAATCCGCATCACGGCAGTGCTCGCAACCCCTGGAACCCTAACTGTGTCAGTGGCGGCTCGAGCAGCGGCTCGGGCTGTGCCACAGCAGCACATCTTGGTGCGGCAACGCTGGGCACGGACACCGGCGGCTCGATCCGCATTCCTGCCTCCCTCTGCGGCGTGGTCGGACTGAAGCAGACTTACGGGCTGGTCAGCCGCCACGGCATCTATCCGCTCAGCGAGCGCTTCGACCATGGTGGACCCTTGACCCGCAGCGTCAGCGACGCTGCCCTGATGCTTGCCGCCATCGCCGGCAAGGACCCCAACGACCCGAGCACCGCGGACGCCAAGACCGCCGATTACACAGCGGGGCTCGGCCAGCCCATTACGGGCATGCGCATTGCTTTACCCAACCCAATATTCTTCGACCACCTGCACCCCGAGATCGAGTCCGCCGTGCGTGCCGCCGCCACTGTGTTGGCGGATTTGGGGGCAAAAGTGGGGGAGATTGATCTGCCCTTCGATATCCGCACCGCCAACAAGGCCTGGGACATCCTGGCGCTAACGGACGGCTACCGCGTGCACAAGGCCCACTTGCGCGACCACGGCGAGACGCTGTCGCCGGACGTGCGCGAAAGACTGCTACGCGGGGGGGAGATGACGCCTGAACGTGCGGCGGAGTCGGAGACAATACGGGCCAAAACGATCGCCTCCATGTGCTCTCTGATGGCAGAGACAAACGCATTGCTTATGCCCACCACACCGATCCCGGCGGTGCCCATCGAGAGCTGTGAAATCAAGATATCAGGCAAAGCGATCGATGCCGTCAAGGCGCTCGGCCGCCTCACGCGCCTAGCGGCGTTCACCGGCCAACCCGCCATCTCGGTGCCATGCGGCTTTACGGCGAGTGGCCTTCCCATCGGCCTGCAACTCGTAGGCCGATGGTACGGCGAAGCCGACCTGCTACGCCTCGCACATGCCTACGAGCAGGCAACACCATGGCATAGACGGCGCCCGCCCCTGCGAAAATAA
- a CDS encoding glutathione S-transferase family protein produces MKLYYDPITVNCRKVVAGLDLIGASYDEERLNYFGGDHKQAPYTDINPNAELPALVDDDLVLWESNAIMVYASEKLGNTNVYSNDPKIRADMTRWMLWESSKWFAACYVYLVENVVKPILDDVPDQGVLSAHGPTFHGLATIFENTLAGREWLCDNQTTIADIAMAAPMHLHAAQKLPLDDYPSIRAWIARIEALPCWQRSDPIPHIPPEFLAKLA; encoded by the coding sequence ATGAAGCTCTATTATGATCCTATCACGGTAAACTGCCGCAAGGTCGTTGCCGGCCTTGACCTTATCGGAGCCAGCTATGACGAGGAGCGGCTGAACTATTTCGGCGGCGACCACAAGCAGGCGCCGTACACGGACATCAATCCCAATGCCGAGCTGCCGGCGCTGGTCGACGACGACCTGGTCCTGTGGGAGTCCAACGCCATCATGGTCTATGCCAGCGAGAAGCTAGGCAACACCAACGTCTATTCCAACGATCCCAAGATCCGCGCCGACATGACGCGCTGGATGCTGTGGGAATCGAGCAAGTGGTTTGCCGCCTGCTACGTCTATCTGGTCGAGAATGTCGTCAAGCCGATTCTCGACGACGTGCCGGACCAGGGCGTGCTATCAGCGCACGGTCCGACCTTTCACGGTCTGGCGACAATCTTCGAGAATACCCTGGCGGGACGCGAGTGGCTCTGCGACAATCAGACCACGATCGCCGATATTGCCATGGCCGCACCCATGCACCTGCACGCCGCGCAAAAACTGCCACTGGACGACTACCCTAGCATCCGAGCCTGGATAGCGCGCATCGAAGCCTTGCCCTGCTGGCAGCGGTCCGACCCGATCCCGCACATCCCACCGGAGTTTCTCGCCAAGCTCGCTTGA
- a CDS encoding SDR family oxidoreductase — MADKEFEGRVALVTGGSRGIGRAICARLAEAGAWVAVNYAGNAEAAGETLKQVRAAGSDGAVYQADVASYEATDAMFADIESERGPVDLLVTNAGIASFQDDTEMPVALWRTIMSVNLDGQFHCVWRAKESMREGGDGRIVCIASINGIAPSRIRPDRLIAYGTSKSAVIGFSRNCATAFGPAVRVNCVAPGLIDTDMTKDMSDDIRQQIVARTPAARTGVPGDVAELTYFLLSDAASFITGQTYVASGGLVTLP; from the coding sequence ATGGCTGATAAAGAATTCGAAGGCCGGGTGGCACTGGTCACGGGTGGCTCGCGTGGCATCGGGCGGGCGATCTGTGCGCGCTTGGCTGAAGCGGGCGCCTGGGTAGCGGTCAATTACGCAGGCAATGCCGAAGCGGCAGGCGAAACGTTGAAGCAGGTGAGGGCGGCCGGGAGCGACGGCGCGGTCTACCAGGCCGATGTCGCGTCGTACGAGGCGACCGATGCCATGTTTGCAGACATCGAGAGCGAGAGGGGGCCTGTCGACCTGCTAGTCACGAATGCCGGCATCGCCTCGTTTCAGGACGATACTGAGATGCCGGTCGCGCTTTGGCGCACCATCATGTCGGTCAATCTCGATGGCCAGTTTCATTGCGTCTGGCGGGCTAAGGAGAGCATGCGGGAGGGTGGTGATGGGCGCATCGTCTGTATCGCCTCTATTAACGGTATCGCACCGAGCCGTATCCGCCCAGATCGCCTGATCGCCTATGGCACGTCGAAGTCCGCTGTGATCGGTTTCTCGCGCAATTGCGCGACAGCATTCGGACCCGCCGTTCGTGTCAACTGCGTGGCGCCGGGCCTCATAGACACTGACATGACTAAAGACATGAGCGATGACATACGCCAGCAAATCGTTGCCCGCACACCCGCTGCACGCACCGGCGTGCCAGGCGATGTTGCCGAGCTCACCTATTTCCTCTTGAGCGATGCGGCGAGCTTCATAACCGGCCAGACCTACGTCGCTTCCGGCGGGCTCGTCACGTTGCCGTGA
- a CDS encoding phytanoyl-CoA dioxygenase family protein, translating into MTTMTAMTRAEHAEGMAAYHAEGQRLADNIGNRGAVRFGPDGALHPDIVAAYWQHGYYVFEGAVGTDEVEALRRDVNTMLERAPITPEAEIDAQGRPALGLDYARSPYIFIKPLSDPWGGTDILNGRHPSQMAQPAPESNAPDQVVFLMYGMCQAMPAGLCVYGHPHLLAIAEAINGADFVPYNDAIFIKQPGLGGSVSWHQDGVTHWDAPDWDEGIHGFNFQVQLYPTTPGNCLWVVPGTHKLGHIDIKRWMAENDGDERLPGAVPLTCKAGDVTMVNRQMLHGSFANTSDDLRVSLTFGFHRRRSVLGARAVLGVGDQDVRYNEQRIFERAAVITVAIDARRREHSQETPFVYRPFAGKEEEFRYGGPAAERVLRDYYLKDLAI; encoded by the coding sequence ATGACGACGATGACGGCCATGACACGGGCAGAGCATGCTGAAGGCATGGCCGCCTATCATGCAGAGGGACAGAGACTGGCAGATAACATCGGCAATCGTGGGGCTGTGCGCTTCGGGCCGGACGGCGCGCTACACCCGGATATCGTCGCTGCCTATTGGCAACATGGCTACTACGTCTTCGAAGGCGCAGTCGGGACGGACGAGGTCGAAGCGCTGCGGCGCGACGTCAATACCATGCTGGAGCGCGCGCCGATAACGCCGGAGGCCGAGATCGATGCACAGGGACGCCCGGCGCTCGGCCTCGACTATGCGCGCAGTCCTTATATTTTCATCAAGCCGCTCTCGGACCCGTGGGGCGGCACGGACATCCTCAACGGCCGCCACCCGAGCCAGATGGCCCAGCCGGCGCCCGAGTCGAACGCGCCCGACCAGGTGGTCTTCCTCATGTACGGCATGTGCCAAGCCATGCCAGCGGGACTTTGCGTCTATGGCCATCCACACCTGCTGGCCATCGCCGAAGCCATCAACGGCGCGGATTTTGTGCCCTACAACGATGCCATCTTCATTAAGCAACCGGGCTTAGGTGGCTCAGTCTCATGGCACCAGGATGGCGTCACCCACTGGGATGCGCCAGATTGGGACGAAGGAATCCACGGCTTCAACTTTCAGGTCCAACTCTACCCCACCACGCCGGGCAACTGCCTCTGGGTGGTGCCGGGTACGCACAAGCTGGGACACATTGACATCAAGCGGTGGATGGCTGAGAACGACGGCGACGAACGGCTGCCGGGCGCCGTGCCGCTCACTTGCAAAGCTGGTGACGTCACCATGGTCAACAGGCAGATGCTGCATGGCTCGTTCGCCAACACCTCCGACGATCTGCGCGTTTCGCTCACCTTTGGCTTCCATCGGCGCAGGTCGGTGTTGGGCGCCAGGGCGGTGCTTGGCGTCGGCGACCAGGATGTGCGCTACAACGAACAGCGCATTTTCGAGCGCGCCGCCGTTATTACTGTCGCCATAGATGCGCGCCGCCGCGAGCATTCGCAAGAGACACCATTCGTCTACCGGCCGTTTGCCGGCAAGGAAGAGGAGTTCCGCTACGGCGGACCAGCCGCCGAAAGAGTGCTGCGCGACTACTACCTCAAGGACTTGGCAATATAG